In Glycine max cultivar Williams 82 chromosome 7, Glycine_max_v4.0, whole genome shotgun sequence, a single window of DNA contains:
- the LOC100818118 gene encoding UPF0481 protein At3g47200: MGSTVEYHIQHIINIPEQIEPALWPECCIYKVPTSLLKVKEVAYTPLLISIGPVHHNKEQLMEMQEQKHRYFHFFWARLSLVNKLDLVQYKAFLELEERNLRCCYQKKFPEISKEQFVEMMLLDAVFIMELFLREAKKWEHKDDYLMTQGCVSKSIQCDLMLLENQLPMLVLEKLYDRVVPSNAKNHTRFINLAHEYFRSYYPHQHSSENKFELRKWEKSLHFTDLIRNAYLPKKLSSQMKYSQQECVLRTATKLNEAGISFEKVHDRCLLDVKFEKKRFFSWFLCLGCLPCCKLFKARFQIPQLKVDHTTECVLRNLIAFEQCHYPKEPYVCNYVSLIDSLIHTKDDAELLVEKEAIVHELGSDQDLATLVNGLCKHVVTNSTCYHQIMKAVNEHYNNDWKWAMGTLRWVYFRDPWRSSSTLVGVAVLVFTIFNFYRVTDLLFW, encoded by the coding sequence ATGGGGTCTACTGTTGAATATCACATCCAACATATAATTAACATCCCAGAACAGATTGAGCCTGCATTGTGGCCAGAATGTTGTATCTACAAGGTACCTACTAGTCTTTTGAAGGTGAAAGAGGTGGCCTACACTCCTCTATTGATCTCAATTGGCCCTGTTCACCATAACAAAGAACAGCTAATGGAAATGCAAGAGCAGAAACACagatattttcatttcttttgggCACGCCTAAGCCTAGTGAACAAGCTTGATTTGGTGCAATACAAAGCATTCCTTGAACTAGAAGAGCGAAACCTACGCTGTTGTTACCAAAAGAAATTCCCTGAAATCAGCAAGGAGCAATTTGTGGAGATGATGCTACTGGATGCTGTGTTCATCATGGAGCTGTTTCTGAGAGAAGCGAAAAAATGGGAACATAAGGATGACTATCTAATGACTCAAGGATGTGTTAGCAAAAGTATCCAGTGTGACTTGATGTTGCTTGAGAATCAGCTTCCAATGTTAGTGTTGGAAAAACTATATGATAGAGTTGTCCCAAGCAATGCCAAAAATCACACCAGATTTATTAACCTTGCCCATGAGTACTTCAGATCTTATTACCCTCATCAGCATTCTTCAGAAAACAAGTTTGAGCTGAGAAAGTGGGAGAAATCACTACATTTCACTGATCTAATTAGAAATGCCTATCTTCCTAAGAAACTGAGCAGTCAGATGAAATATTCTCAGCAGGAGTGTGTGCTAAGGACTGCAACTAAGTTGAATGAGGCCGGGATAAGCTTTGAGAAGGTTCATGACAGATGCTTACTAGATGTGAAGTTTGAGAAGAAGCGATTCTTCAGCTGGTTTCTTTGCTTGGGTTGCTTACCATGCTGCAAGTTGTTCAAAGCCCGGTTTCAAATCCCCCAGTTGAAAGTAGACCACACAACAGAATGCGTTCTTAGGAACTTAATAGCCTTTGAGCAGTGTCACTATCCCAAGGAGCCTTACGTTTGCAACTATGTTTCTCTAATTGACTCTCTTATTCACACCAAAGATGATGCAGAGTTGCTGGTTGAGAAAGAAGCTATTGTCCATGAACTGGGAAGTGATCAAGATTTGGCAACTCTGGTTAATGGTCTTTGCAAACATGTGGTGACAAATTCAACATGCTACCACCAAATTATGAAAGCTGTCAATGAACACTATAACAATGATTGGAAGTGGGCAATGGGTACATTAAGGTGGGTTTACTTCCGTGACCCTTGGAGAAGCAGTTCTACTTTAGTTGGGGTTGCTGTCCTTGTGTTCACCATCTTCAACTTTTACCGCGTAACTGATCTACTCTTTTGGTAA
- the LOC100817589 gene encoding UPF0481 protein At3g47200 — protein MEFDNPSYVEDASLTVPEENNISNQTLPISVNGRIEPHHQGGGESSVKDQIKFGNNVFEAKKMMEEELVEVKDGDTKINQYYLRNIRLEDEVLQGLHTMRQEFDSSMVIASQNKRNRKRDLIDRIIDIPEEIEPELGFECCIYKVPTSLLNVQEEAYTPLLISIGPIHHNKKGLNEMQEQKRKYFRFFWNRLENKLDLENYIGFLEQHEQNIRACYQKKFSDISKEEFVEMMLLDAVFIMELFLREEKRLEHKKDYLVTQRCVSKSIQRDLMLLENQLPIVMLEKLYDRVVPKNVKKHKKFIHLAHEYFRFYYPHQHSSENKFELRKWEKSLHFTDLTRNVYLPKKLRSQMKYSQQECVLRTATKLNEAGISFEKVHDRCLLDVKFEKKRFFSWFPCFGCLPCCKLFKARFQIPELRVDHTTECVLRNLIAFEQCHYPEEPYICNYVSLIDSLIHTKDDAEFLVEKEAIVHGLGSDQELANLVNGLCKNVVINSTCYHQIMEDVNGHYNNNWKWAMGTLRWVYFRDPWRSSSTIVGIAILVFTVFNFYRVTDIIFS, from the exons ATGGAGTTTGACAATCCATCATATGTTGAAGATGCATCGCTAACAGTGCCGGAAGAAAACAATATTTCAAATCAAACCCTTCCTATTTCTGTCAATGGAAGAATTGAACCCCACCACCAAGGAGGAGGTGAGAGTAGTGTTAAAGACCAAATCAAGTTTGGGAATAATGTTTTTGAGGCTAAGAAGATGATGGAGGAGGAGTTGGTGGAAGTAAAAGATGGAGATACAAAAATTAACCAATATTATCTTCGAAATATAAGGCTAGAAGATGAAGTGTTGCAAGGTCTTCATACCATGAGACAAGAATTTGACTCCAGTATGGTAATTGCTTCACAAAATAAAAg GAACAGAAAAAGAGATCTTATCGACCGGATAATTGACATCCCAGAAGAGATTGAACCTGAGTTGGGGTTTGAATGTTGTATCTACAAGGTACCTACTAGTCTTTTGAATGTGCAAGAGGAGGCCTATACTCCTCTATTGATCTCAATTGGCCCTATCCACCATAACAAAAAAGGACTAAATGAAATGCAagagcagaaacgtaaatattTTCGTTTCTTTTGGAATCGCCTAGAGAACAAGCTTGATTTAGAGAATTACATAGGCTTCCTAGAACAACACGAGCAAAACATACGCGCTTGTTACCAAAAGAAATTTTCTGATATCAGCAAGGAGGAATTTGTGGAGATGATGCTGTTGGATGCAGTGTTCATCATGGAGCTGTTTttgagagaagagaaaagattGGAACATAAGAAAGACTATCTAGTGACTCAAAGATGTGTCAGCAAAAGTATCCAACGCGACTTGATGCTGCTCGAGAATCAGCTTCCAATTGTAATGTTGGAAAAACTATATGATAGAGTTGTtccaaaaaatgtgaaaaaacataaaaagtttaTTCATCTTGCACATGAGTACTTCAGATTTTATTACCCTCATCAGCATTCTTCAGAAAACAAGTTTGAGCTGAGAAAGTGGGAAAAATCACTACATTTCACTGATCTAACTAGAAATGTCTATCTTCCTAAGAAACTGAGAAGTCAAATGAAATATTCTCAGCAGGAGTGTGTGCTAAGGACTGCAACTAAGTTGAATGAGGCCGGGATAAGCTTTGAGAAGGTTCATGACAGATGCTTACTAGATGTGAAGTTTGAGAAGAAGCGATTCTTCAGCTGGTTTCCTTGCTTTGGTTGCTTGCCATGCTGCAAGTTGTTCAAAGCACGGTTTCAAATCCCCGAGTTGAGAGTAGACCACACAACAGAATGTGTTCTTAGGAACCTAATAGCCTTTGAGCAGTGTCACTATCCTGAGGAGCCTTACATTTGCAACTATGTTTCTCTAATTGACTCTCTTATTCACACCAAAGATGATGCAGAGTTTCTTGTTGAGAAAGAAGCTATTGTCCATGGACTGGGAAGTGATCAGGAATTGGCGAATCTGGTCAACGGTCTTTGCAAAAATGTGGTGATAAATTCAACATGCTACCACCAAATTATGGAAGATGTTAATGGACACTACAACAACAATTGGAAATGGGCAATGGGCACATTGAGGTGGGTTTATTTCCGTGACCCTTGGAGAAGCAGTTCTACTATAGTTGGGATTGCTATCCTAGTATTCACCGTCTTCAATTTTTACCGCGTTACTGATATAATCTTTAGCTAA